In Deltaproteobacteria bacterium HGW-Deltaproteobacteria-6, one genomic interval encodes:
- a CDS encoding hybrid sensor histidine kinase/response regulator, producing the protein MTLKQLFERILPGKELKEFQDLEGWRVYYIRFMLFFALVILPVGLIFSLPTYIKQGKYDLIILELFIIAFITALLWIRYTPHFIKIFFILLYGLMLTFIITLGPLYARPGWLVMSVVSAAFLFGVRAAIVTTVINLILLMVLYWQAGLYLSSWAAIYTEPFSLWVMFIVSISLVSLFAGLPVGLLLDRMSELLLHEHNLRIQLEQEREALQAINEALRTEISERRKIEEEKDRLQGELDQAQKMEAIGTMAGGIAHDFNNILSAIIGYSELALSDPGADDKSRRKVAEILKAGERGKALVNQILTFSRKSEISVAPLKLSESVSEALKMMRSLIPANIKVEEYYADSGLILSSSTYIHQIIMNLLNNAVHAMDKDGGVLEVRLTREYMDEQRAARELQLPSGPYLKMTICDSGHGMTPEVSARVFEPYFTTKEAGRGTGLGLSVVHGIVKSHGGAIVCRSAQGTGTSFDVYFPEVEDRRKPEDAREEDVMPTGTETILYVDDEQALGEIAGEMLESLGYQVIVKTSSMEAYHFFAAAPERVDAVITDMSMPQLTGDKLAHKMLELRPDLPIIICTGYSEHISRAEAARLGIREFLMKPFEMVQLAYAVRRTIDGKCLAAIQDSGQYPVPNDG; encoded by the coding sequence ATGACGTTAAAACAGCTTTTCGAAAGAATATTGCCCGGCAAAGAACTCAAGGAGTTTCAAGACCTCGAAGGCTGGCGCGTATACTATATCAGGTTCATGCTTTTCTTTGCCTTAGTCATCCTTCCCGTCGGACTGATATTTTCACTTCCAACCTACATTAAGCAGGGGAAATACGACCTGATTATTTTAGAACTCTTTATCATCGCGTTTATCACCGCGCTTCTGTGGATAAGATATACGCCCCATTTTATTAAAATTTTTTTTATCCTGCTTTATGGTTTGATGCTGACCTTTATTATTACGTTGGGGCCTCTTTACGCCCGGCCGGGCTGGCTGGTGATGTCTGTCGTCAGCGCCGCTTTTCTATTCGGCGTCCGCGCCGCCATTGTGACCACGGTGATCAATCTCATTTTGCTGATGGTATTATACTGGCAGGCCGGTCTATATCTGTCATCATGGGCGGCGATCTATACGGAGCCTTTCAGCTTGTGGGTTATGTTCATTGTCAGCATCTCGCTTGTTTCCCTGTTTGCGGGTTTGCCTGTCGGTCTGCTCCTGGACCGGATGAGCGAGCTGCTCCTCCATGAACATAATTTGCGCATACAGCTCGAGCAGGAGAGAGAGGCATTACAAGCCATTAATGAAGCGCTGCGCACCGAGATTTCCGAACGGCGGAAAATCGAGGAAGAAAAAGATCGTCTTCAGGGCGAACTGGATCAGGCCCAGAAAATGGAAGCCATCGGAACAATGGCGGGCGGCATCGCTCATGATTTCAACAACATTTTATCCGCCATCATCGGTTATTCGGAACTGGCGCTTTCCGATCCCGGCGCGGATGATAAAAGCCGCAGGAAAGTTGCCGAAATCCTGAAAGCGGGTGAACGCGGCAAAGCGCTGGTCAACCAGATTCTGACCTTCAGCCGCAAGTCTGAAATCAGCGTGGCGCCTCTTAAACTCAGCGAGTCTGTTTCGGAAGCGCTCAAGATGATGCGTTCATTGATTCCGGCCAATATTAAAGTTGAAGAATATTACGCCGACTCCGGCCTGATTCTGTCCAGTTCAACCTATATCCATCAGATCATCATGAATCTATTAAACAACGCTGTTCATGCCATGGACAAGGACGGCGGCGTGCTGGAGGTCCGCCTCACACGAGAGTACATGGATGAACAAAGAGCGGCGCGCGAGCTGCAACTTCCATCAGGCCCCTATCTTAAAATGACGATCTGCGACAGCGGTCACGGCATGACACCCGAGGTTTCTGCGCGGGTCTTTGAACCTTATTTCACCACGAAAGAGGCTGGCCGCGGAACGGGCCTGGGCCTTTCAGTTGTGCACGGCATTGTTAAAAGCCACGGAGGCGCCATTGTCTGCCGCAGCGCGCAGGGAACAGGAACCTCTTTTGACGTCTATTTCCCGGAGGTTGAAGACCGGAGAAAGCCGGAAGACGCGCGGGAAGAGGACGTCATGCCCACCGGAACGGAAACCATTCTGTATGTCGATGACGAACAGGCCCTGGGCGAGATAGCCGGTGAAATGCTGGAGAGCCTGGGATATCAGGTAATTGTTAAGACCAGCAGCATGGAGGCCTATCATTTCTTCGCCGCTGCCCCCGAGCGGGTTGATGCCGTCATTACCGATATGAGCATGCCGCAGTTAACCGGTGATAAGCTGGCGCATAAAATGCTGGAGCTGAGGCCGGATCTGCCCATTATCATCTGCACAGGGTACAGTGAACATATATCGAGGGCGGAGGCTGCCAGACTGGGTATCCGGGAGTTTCTCATGAAACCCTTCGAAATGGTTCAACTGGCCTATGCCGTGCGCCGAACGATTGACGGCAAATGCCTTGCGGCGATTCAGGATTCCGGTCAATATCCGGTGCCAAATGATGGATGA
- a CDS encoding ABC transporter ATP-binding protein, which produces MITLTNIHKKFNAGTQNEVYALRGIDLTIREGEFVTIIGTNGSGKSTLLNVLSGTISPDMGSVFINDRDVTKQKDYQRAHTISRVFQNPFMGTAPDMTIAENLLIASLRGRKHLLRMGLTAPRLASFRTHVARLEMQLEDRLDNIIGSLSGGQRQAVSLLMAVILRPDVLLLDEHTAALDPKSAAQIIALTKAFVERENLTTFMVTHSMQQALELGSRTLMMHKGRIIDDISEKEKNQITVDNLLDKFAQLRKTEKLTDEMIEQLRRDYL; this is translated from the coding sequence ATGATCACCCTCACCAACATCCATAAGAAATTCAATGCCGGCACGCAAAATGAAGTGTACGCCTTGCGGGGAATTGATCTCACCATCCGCGAGGGCGAGTTTGTCACCATCATCGGCACGAACGGTTCGGGAAAATCGACCCTGCTCAACGTGCTTTCCGGGACTATTTCCCCCGACATGGGAAGCGTGTTCATCAATGACCGGGACGTCACAAAACAGAAGGATTATCAACGGGCTCATACGATCTCACGGGTTTTCCAGAACCCTTTCATGGGAACCGCCCCGGATATGACCATTGCGGAAAATCTGTTGATTGCATCGCTTCGGGGCCGGAAGCACCTTCTGCGGATGGGGCTCACCGCCCCGCGCCTGGCCTCGTTCCGCACACATGTGGCCCGCCTGGAGATGCAGCTTGAAGACCGGCTGGACAATATCATCGGCTCGCTTTCCGGCGGGCAGCGTCAGGCTGTAAGCCTTTTGATGGCCGTCATCCTCAGGCCGGATGTGCTGCTCCTGGATGAACATACCGCCGCGCTGGACCCCAAATCGGCGGCCCAGATTATCGCCCTGACCAAAGCGTTTGTGGAAAGAGAAAACCTGACGACCTTCATGGTGACGCACAGCATGCAGCAGGCCCTCGAACTGGGCTCCCGGACGCTGATGATGCACAAAGGACGGATCATCGACGATATTTCCGAAAAGGAAAAAAATCAGATCACGGTGGATAACCTGCTGGACAAGTTCGCCCAGCTTCGCAAAACGGAGAAACTGACCGATGAGATGATTGAACAACTCAGAAGGGACTATCTGTAG